A genomic window from Plasmodium malariae genome assembly, chromosome: 10 includes:
- the PmUG01_10049400 gene encoding Plasmodium exported protein, unknown function codes for MTKKKYNSTIIESYQRSYQIDRNSIIKKDSEDLKKYHMEDKTNKIFFIFIKVITVVLICSSNYDDEATNDGKSWFKKTNLNNELNVRCNRKLTEGISDIEKRYEYINEQLERLLKYDDNSLLKNLKRLKNNSTFKNESCESLENDHFKDSYNNKSMNKDNLENRHILDNNNKKSSKTSKYYGKYDDISSEFLKYKKISDDEFNKSKSGDQFKEGISVMGKNNIKLVNQDNALRYYKEFKNQKGKSKMDNDFENKFKRTKHNEDDDTEDYEFRHNDNSVWEVEPLKHYDEFKSQVDESKFDEDFKNQFGEKKHKENVKNLSYNFENNDEFGSEFDTLNDNENSKKQFDEFKYSLDDIRNHNELIENGSSPKTLDESQCDIDFSAEYKTIMKHANDDDKRHDAVNYYKEFKKEVDNSILEEGFKNNVGRIRPDNKDSIQLNKHKSNDNDKNQPNKSKTYDNEENGSNNSQFNDNDRNKYNKPQTDNTINRQCDRLRDDINYEDGIDASEADSEKPSTELKKDDVSEKRYEALECTETDFNDLYDSLKYEDGELENLQSTLKNYNNSDKQPDHLMKSAKLKNEGKTVKTSDHLNSPKRSGNSYNIIIRGDTKRGKRIKEPMYEEDKNCKFKKKKKILVLRAYDFIKKLDSNFELQFIYLLKRHKPSDLFLVKGETGITKILYYLSKYKIIIPIFVLPFVAGAPLVTGNKELAFGLICVLIVILIYYNIKLLKCHRIKRILKKFSKSNNFKI; via the exons atgaccaaaaaaaaatataactcaACAATCATTGAGAGTTATCAAAGGAGCTACCAAATAGATAGAAACtctattattaaaaaggatTCAGAAGATTTAAAGAAGTATCATATGGAAGATAAAACGaacaaaatattctttatttttattaaagttatTACTGttgttttaatttgttcatctaattatgatgatgaa GCTACGAACGATGGTAAATCATGGTTTAAgaaaacaaatttaaataatgaattaaatgtaaGATGTAACAGAAAGTTAACTGAAGGAATCTCAGATATTGAAAAAagatatgaatatataaacgaACAACTAGAAAGGTTGTTGAAATATGATGATAATTCccttttaaaaaacttaaaaagattaaaaaataattccacttttaaaaatgaatcaTGCGAATCATTAGAAAATGATCATTTTAAGgatagttataataataaatctaTGAATAAGGATAATTTGGAAAACAGACATATTcttgataataataataaaaaatcatcTAAAACATCTAAATATTATGGAAAATATGATGATATATCTTCtgaatttttaaagtataaaaaGATTTCTGATGATGAAtttaataaatcaaaatCTGGTGATCAATTTAAGGAAGGAATAAGTGTAATgggaaaaaacaatataaaattgGTTAATCAAGATAATGCGTTAAGGTACTATAAGGAATTTAAAAATCAAAAAGGTAAATCAAAAATGGACAAtgattttgaaaataaatttaaaagaacaaaacaCAATGAAGATGATGACACAGAAGATTATGAATTTAGACATAATGACAATTCTGTTTGGGAGGTTGAACCATTAAAGCATTACGATGAATTTAAAAGTCAGGTTGATGAATCAAAATTTGATGAAGATTTTAAAAATCAATTTGgtgaaaaaaaacataaagaaaatgtaaagaatctatcatataattttgaaaataatgatgaaTTTGGCAGTGAATTTGATACtttaaatgataatgaaaattcGAAGAAGCAATTTGATGAATTTAAATATAGCCTTGATGACATTAGAAATCATAATGAGTTAATAGAGAACGGGAGCTCACCTAAAACATTGGATGAATCACAATGCGATATTGACTTTAGTGCTGAATATAAAACGATAATGAAACATGCTAATGATGATGACAAACGACATGATGcagtaaattattataaagagtttaaaaaagaagttGATAACTCAATACTTGAAGAGGGCTTTAAGAACAACGTCGGTAGAATAAGACCAGATAATAAGGATAGCATACAacttaataaacataaatctaatgataatgataagaATCAAccaaataaatcaaaaactTATGATAATGAAGAGAACGGTAGTAATAATTCGCAatttaatgataatgataggaataaatataataaacccCAAACTGATAATACTATTAATAGGCAATGTGATAGGTTAAGAgatgatataaattatgaagaTGGAATTGATGCATCAGAAGCTGATTCTGAGAAGCCATCAActgaattaaaaaaggatGATGTTTCTGAGAAACGTTATGAGGCATTAGAATGTACTGAAACTGATTTTAACGATCTGTAtgattcattaaaatatgagGATGGTGAACTTGAAAATTTACAATCCacgttaaaaaattataataattcgGACAAACAACCGGATCATTTAATGAAATCTGCCAAATTAAAGAATGAAGGTAAAACAGTGAAAACATCAGATCATTTAAATAGTCCTAAGCGTAGTGgaaattcatataatataataataagagGGGATACTAAAAGGGGAAAACGAATAAAAGAACCAATGTATGAAGAGGATAAAAATTgtaagtttaaaaaaaaaaaaaaaattcttgtTTTAAGAGCTTAcgattttataaaaaaattagattcaaattttgaattacaatttatatatttattgaaacGTCATAAACCAAGTGATTTGTTTTTGGTTAAGGGTGAAACAggaattacaaaaatattatattatttgagcaaatataaaataattatccCAATTTTTGTATTACCTTTCGTTGCTGGTGCGCCTTTGGTGACAGGTAATAAAGAACTAGCGTTCGGTTTAATATGTGTACttattgtaatattaatttattataatattaaattactgAAGTGCCATAGAATAAAAaggattttaaaaaaatttagtaaaagtaataattttaaaatatag